The genomic segment ttaAATATAAAACTGGAACCAGCAGTCGGTTagattagcttagcacaaacactGCAACCAAGGGGAAACGgatagcctggctctgtctagtCCATATCCTCGacattccacttctgggattgctccggtgccgcaggaaattccaccggatgtgtGTCTTTTCACAGATTTCTGTTTCCTtacactttctctgtgttggaattttaaactctggtggatttatgaggaccatggttaactgctcctcagatctctgcagagtaaatccagacagatagctagacaatctgtccaatctgagttttctgttgcatgactgaaacaacttttgaacgtacacacgttccaccaaaacaagttccttcccaaggctattttgcagcggctccgggtggagcttagcgccgcctatgacgattgtgattagagatgcaccaataGACTggcggtgaccggaattggtcggttttcacgtgctcggccatgaccgatgaccggcaggtcagtctgacatatgccgatttcatgccggtcaatgctacaattaactgacaacataagttataagagttacagttctcaaggacacacacacacacacacacacacacacacacacacacacacacacacacacacacacacacacacacacacacacacacacacacacacacacacacagcacagtctGTCTTTTTCGCTCAACTTTTCCGCCGCGACCGtgtacccgctcgcggtgtgaagcgcgtgtccgcgctattctcgcacatgtagggaacctcaggaattaacctgcaacatgtcagctgtttacaaattcttcagcgtgtgagCAGAAGagaacaagtttgcaatatgcaacacctgcaaggaaaaagtagggcgtggagggatgacaccaaaaaccaaaatcacatttttttttttttgttggatattggatgtgaaaagaaggaaatggttcttccataacattgcactttagatgtgtgtgaatttcctacaccaggagtaatttatatagttctattttatagtgatccattatctgttaaaaaaaatttctattaaagaaaagatagaaaataaatatttgtttgtgctgtaaagtggttagaaaaaattaaatcggaattggctaaaatcggtataggctggcctaactcacagaaaatctgaaatctgaatcggcctagaaagttgtaatcggtgcatctctaattgtgattgttttaaagaaatgccaataaaccagagcatgtttttctcccattccggaatgctgtgtggactagccagaccctcctccacagctctgcagcatgtggaggagggtctgtcaAAGCGTGACTAGGCTCTCTCTAAAGGTACCAAATTCCACCTACCTGCACCTATAGAGCTCCCTAATTGACACGTTATGTTactaaagtgtaaaaacaaaaatttgcTGTTTTATAGGTaactaagtaagtaagtcaCTACTCCCACCAAGAAATAATCCAGCTCATAACCCCCATAAAACCCACAACTTGTTGTTTTGACACTTTTATTTGTCCGAATCAAACAAATATACAATAGCATGTTGATTAGTGAGTTAGAAGTGCTGCTAGGTGGATTTTGTGACTTTTGGATAGAGTctggctagctgttttcccccTGATTTCAGTCTtcaagctaagctaaccgtctgttggctccagcttcatatttactgtaccaATGTGAGAGTGgtttcaatcttctcatctgaaCTCTCTGCAACGCacatttcctaaaatgtcagaCTATTCCTTTAAGTGATTATCAAACTTGTTGGCAATGAGATCTCTGTCAATCGACTAACTGTTTTCAGCTCATCACATTATTGAAGTCGGGACTTTGGGAGGGTGTAGGACTACACCACAGGCTCATGGTGACAAATTTCAAATGATTTCACTTGTAAAGACTTCAATCCTCTAACCCTTCACTATGTTATTCCAGGGTGTTCTCTCCAACATCTCGTCCATCACAGACCTGGGGGGCTTTGACCCAGTCTGGCTCTTCTTGGTGGTTGGTGGTGTGATGTTCATCCTCGGATTCGCTGGTTGCATCGGAGCGCTGCGAGAAAACTCTTTCTTGCTCAAATTTGTACGTTCCCTTATCAAACGCATTGTGACGAAATAAGAGAggctttttttcaaagtttatttttatttttttatcttcttcttGGTCCCATAATATGATTTGCTAAATGTATTTCAGTTCTCTGTGTTCCTGGGTATCATCTTTTTCCTGGAGCTGACTGCAGGAGTCCTGGCCTTTGTCTTCAAAGATTGGATCAAGGACCAGCTCAATTTTTTCATTAACAACAACATCCGGGCCTACAGAGACGACATTGATCTGCAGAACCTGATAGACTTTACCCAGGAATATGTGAGCACTCCACAGTACTGATTTCACTCCAGTGTTGTTTTTACCATTTCTGTGggacattgttgacatatatgggagttcttttgtgtctcttttaaCCTTGTAGTGGGAGTGTTGTGGAGCGTTTGGAGCTGACGACTGGAATTTGAACATCTACTTCAACTGTACGGATTCCAACCCAAGCCGTGAGAAATGTGGAGTGCCCTTTTCCTGCTGCACCAAAGATCCAGCGGTATGTTGCCACAAAAACTCAACACTTTCTAATCCACAGTCAATTCATTTCATAACAAGCCTATAGGTGTAATTTGGTGTTTCTGTGTCTTGAAGTTGGAGAGCAAATTCAGTAGGTCACTTTCTAACATGTTAAAACCTTTTAGTTTGAGGGCAATTTGTGAGGGTCCGCCCTGTGACTCATTGCTATGTTATCTGCATCCTCCAAAAGGCTGGCAGCCGCTGTCAACTATCATGGCTGGTCTCCAGAAGGAACTGGAGGCCTCAGTGTTTAGTCCTGTCAGACTCTGCCAGCACAGCAAAGTGAAAAGGACTGGTAGGGGTTATCTTGACCaaggcctttttttatttttattggcaGAAAAATGCTCAAACTGCTGGTCGTGCTTCACTGTAATGAAAGTTGCACAAGAGTCTCTTTTATTTGCTGAGCCAAGGACATGCTGTTCCACCCAGGTCATCCTCTTTAAGAGCAACACTtcatgacgatgatgatgatgatgatgataataatacagcacttttcaaaacaaaattacaaagGTGGTTAAAACAGGAACAAAAATCATGAAATCAGACAATTGCAACATTACAAATTTaaatgtctaagctgtcctataaaaataaaggcctaaaatgcccaaacaaATAATctttcaaatggaaataaaatacCAAAAGGTAATATAAACAATAGAAAGCACTAGCACATGTTGGAAATAAAATGATGTCTcgcctttttaataaaaagttatttaaaaGAAGTCTCAGATCCTCAGTGCAGGGAGTTACACATCTGATCTTAGGGGCCCTGACTGAAAAGGCCCGGTcccctttagtttttttaaacggGACTTAGGAACAGGCAGCAGAGCCCTGCCTGAGTATCTGAGGCTGCGCTCTGGTTCCTAGGGGAGCAGCAGTTCAGCAATGTAACTGGGAGCTGAACCCAGCTTTAAAAGTAATCAGTGAACTCTTTCATGATCTGATATGATCTTGTCTTCCAGTGTTTGTTAAATGCAGAGCAGCTGTTTTGTTCCAGCTGAAGGcgtgatatgttttttttggctTAACTCCGAATATTCAGTGCATTGCAATAATCTAACAGAGATGAAATAAAAGCGTTTGGGACCTTCTCGAGATCAGGTGGACAAAGATTTTTGAATGCTTCTCAGCTGAAATAAACATGATTGAATTACCCAGGTTTCTCTCTAGTTTCAACGTTTGTTCACAGGGAGccaagatgtttttgtaaattagGGCTCGACAGAAGAAAATTatttctgatttgtttttatttagctTGAAAAGGTTTTGGGACATCCAGCGCTTTATTTCTGACAGAAAAGATTAAACAGATGAATGTTGCCTCGTGTTAAATGGGAGtttaacacatttcaaaatgaaaacaggaGTTCTATGCGGAGGTCTTTTTAGGTCTTTGAGGCAAGTCACAATTTTCCATTCTGCAAGTTAAGTTTCTGCTTGCCTGTTTTACTGGTTCAAAACATTAGTGTTGTCTCACAGCACTCAAGTCCAAATTCCTAAATTCTGTGACCtaaatccaactcaaatcttagtCTTGAGTCTCAAGTCTATAGCTCTGATCTGTGCAGATGTTTGCAGGTTTAGTTCAGTGGGAGCCCTGCTGTCCAATACACATGTAGTTGCCTAACACACTCCCGTATTACGCTGGACAGCAGTGTTCCTTGGGATAAAATGGTACGCTACGTTAACCTCGACAGTGACAAAAATGAGGTGGTTGAAATCAAGCAGCGTTGGCGTTTTTACATCTTGCCAGTATATGATCTAAATTTCTTGACTTtacctttattaaaaaaatatatatgatcATGAACCATCTTCTCTTCCCAGGAGGATGTCATCAACACTCAGTGTGGCTACGACATCCGAGCAAAAACGGTGAGTGGCTTAACAGAAACTTGCATTTATAACAGAGCTTGAGACCCTGATCTAAAAGTAAGCTAGTGCTATAAAATGGTACGAAGAGTAGAAATGGCTCTGGCTTATTTTGCCTCAGGCAAGTTTATTTGGCTACATGAGGTCATCTGGTACTCCTCCCTGGACACAATATTCCTCTTTCAGTATGTAACTCCAGTCTTCCAAATACAACAGTTGGCTCCCTATCACCACTTTGGACCATGTGGTATTACTCATGCTGCAGAAATGCACTAGGAATTGAACCCCCTCCTCCATCATTAGCTGTGGCCTTACTCCATAATAGCATAATGTAAGGAAAAGTTTGTTTTCTTGACTTTAAATTTGAGGAAAAAGCCAGAGTGagctaattgtttttttgtttttaacaaggtgtgtgtgtgtgtgtgtgtgtgtgtgtgtgtgtgtgtgtgtgtgtgtgtgtgtgtgtgtgtgtgtgtgtgtgtgtgtgtgtgtgtgtgtgtgtgtgtgtgtgtgtgtgtgtgtgtgtgtgtgtgtgtgtgtgtgtgtgtgtgtgtgtgtgtgtgtgtgtgtgtgtgtgtgtgtgtgtgtgtgtgtgtgtgtgtgtgtgtgtgtgtgtgtgtgtgtgtgtaggcaaaATTTGTTCAGAGagattttattgtgaagggctTTTGAGGAGACCACAGACTGAAAAGGAGAACTATGCGCTTCCATTAAAACTTACGATGTTGTCAagtgctgcaaagcaaatcccAACATCATTGCCGACAGTAACTCTAAGATTTAAAACTTTTAAGAGGATAAACAAAGTAAAAGCCAAAACATTTCATCTGCACTTGATTGTTAGGCTATAAACCTGTTTTTTACATGTTCTGTCAGGACTCTGAGCAGCGGACCTTCATCTATATCAAAGGATGTGTTCCTCAGTTTGAGAAGTGGCTTCAAGAAAACCTGACAGTGGTGGCAGGCATCTTCATAGGGATTGCATTACTACAGGTGAAGGGCAATGCGAACGGTTTGGTATCTCATCTCTATTAACTTTTAATATACCTAATGTGAAATATTTATTCTTTGTTTTAGATTTTTGGCATCTGTTTAGCACAAAATCTTGTGAGCGACATTGACGCCGTGAGAGAGAGCTGGTAGGTGGCACCTTTGTGTTCATTCAAGCACAATTTCACCCGGGCTGGGACCAATGATGTAACAATAATTAATGGAGTGAAATTGGtaaataaaataacttttacTTTAGCTGCAGAAGTGCAGGAGCCTTAAAATATCTCCACAGCTATTGGATAGTACATTAATGTGGTACCAACATTAATATTCCCCTCAGGatggtgtcaaaagtattcacattcattactcaggtagaagtatagatactacggtttaaaaagacttctgtagaagttgaagtaccaactcaagctttttactcaagtaaaagtgtaaaagtactggtttaaaaactatttgaagtatgaaagtaaaagtaatgtaaggggaaaaaatgccattaaggacaaaagcttagcccgccccacaggggcctaaTAGTACACTACCCCATctccacaaaaaacatttttctaaaggccataacataacataacataaatgctattgaagagcggatcttggcgtggccatagtgggattcgtaatattgcgtatgtgcattttttttttttttttttttttaccaatgacaAGCGAGAATGAAAACAAaccgaactgaaataggagtaacgaggctatttttaaaatgtaaggagtagaaagtacagataattgtgtgaaaatgtaaggagagtAGAAGTAAGAAGTCTGTTGTAAAATAATTGCTCCAGTAAAGTagagatacccaaaatttctacttaagtaacaaagtatttactTAACATTaattacttgacacctctgaatTTTGCTAACTTTTTTATGTCCATCTACAGATATCaaagttttcatttattttgtgaaatatcGTAACATCTAATGGATggattagcacaacactttgctaCATACACTCATGGTTCTTAGAGGATGAACcctactgacttttttttacagcgcCACATTGAGGTCggcatttgtggttttgagtgcaATGTCCTATACGTCACCAAATACCTGCCATCTAATGACATTCTCACCATCCCCAGCTGCACTTTGTGTTTACTGCTAATTAGCAGTATGCAAATgtgagcatgctaacatgctaaacctAAAAGGTTGAACATAgttaacattaaaaaagaaaatgtgagcaTGTCAGAATGCAGACTATAGCATTTAGCCCCAAGTAGCATTTAGCCCAAAGTACAGCCTTAAGGGTCAAAACTCCAGCGATACTTGTAGGATTCATAACTCCTAATTGTGAGACAGATGCATTTCTTGTGGCCTTCATCAGGGTCCATGCACCTTGCATGCAGGTGAAGTTGTGCCAGATAACGTTTTCTACCTAAGCACCGTCTCCCAGAACTGCCTTGTTATGTAATTTTAGTTTTATGTCTTCATTTTATTGCATCTGTTCCTAaatcttcctcttgttttgtgCAGTTTGTTTACCTAAGACCTCCACAGAATCTCCAAAGGCAAGAAGGATGTACCAGGTAAGCACTACTGGATTTCATAATTAATGTTGCGGCatgtaaatatttgtatttatattgaTTGAttctattgattttttttttttttttttttcctcgtaGATTGCCTTTacactgaaatgttttttttttttgttctacaGGACTCTGCTGTTTGGACGCCAGCAACAAAGGGAAATAAATTAATCAGCTAATGCATCCAGAACAAAGAGTCTCCTTCACATGTAAATAGCAAATGTAGAGTTATTTTTAGACTTATTTGTGGCCCAATTTCTGAATGAAGCACAACCTCTAAAATGTATTGTagctctcatacagtacaaaaTAAACTAGTGCAATGTAAATGCTTCACAGTATAAGCAGCTATGATGGTGAAGTGGCTCAAAGTCCCAGTTCAGATTTCTTTAGTTTGTAAGGCTGTAAATGAGGAGGGGATAGAGTCATAACTTTTTAACAGGACAAATGATGGTAGATTGGATGTTTTATCAGAGGTAGTGCTTCATTCAGAAAATAATTGGTTTTATATATCTCACAGCTGCAGTTAACACTGCATGTAAGGGTTGTGTACAAAGATATAAAAATGATTCTGGAAATGCACTGCATGCCTATTGTCTACTGGTAGGACATTGGCTCCCCTAAATGTATTTCAACGATGTTAAGTATTTTAAAAGTATTTGTAAAATATTTACTATAGTTTAGCGTGAATGGGCTGGTTAGCACTTTGTTGAATGTTTAATGGAATCTACATAAAGCGATGGGAGAATTTTACTTTAGATTAATTTCCATGTGTGACATTATGCTCATATTCTACAAGTACATACAGTTTGTAAGCAAGAGTTTTGTGGGGCTATAGAGTATATAGTAACATGTAGTAGCACAACGGGATATGATTGATGCTGTAGGCTTTTCAAAGTTGCAGTTTGTTTGCCAAAAGTTTTGGCAGtgacatttaaacaaaaatgtataaatatactGAAAGAGACCAGAAGATGTGGTATCCAAATCTAAACTCAGCCTTAAGCACTTTATTATTCATATATGAGTGATTTGTGTCATGGTGGATTATTTAAGTCAAGCAGCAGCCACTGGATGGTGCACTTAAAAGCGTGCATCTGTAACTTTATGGGGCTCCATAATGTCAGATCCTTTTTCCAAAAGCAGtttgacagaaaatgtttattttagcaCACTATGCGTGTTGTGCCATTCCTTGCACATTACCTTACTCTGTGTTCATTCAGTGATTTTCCTCTATCTTTTAgttgttgttgatgtgtttCATTAATGGAAGCTGCCTAATTAATGAccttttgtttgttgtgttagcTATTTTTGATCTGTAAGTTTTCACTGGAAAATTAGGATACAAGCTATTTCCAAAGCACAACATGAACCCATGCTGGTGCTGCTTGGTGGAACTGACCTCAACTGAACGTAGAAATGATTTATagcctacatacatacattactTGAAAGTAGAGCACACGTGCTCTCTCACCAGCATTCTTGTAAATGCAAACTTTGGAACTGAGATACAACTtatgttatgtttttctttctagACAGTATCTGAAAGCATATCATTTTGTATCAACCCATAGAACTGTACAGCATGAAAGTAAAAGGAGCCAATTTATGTAAAGGCGGTGTGAACCTGCAGTATGTTACACAGCTTTTCCTTTGCAGTCAAATATTCTGCAGCCTTGGttaatgaaaatatatatatatatatatatatatatatatatatatatatatatatatatatatatatatatatatatatatatatatatatatatatatatatatatatatatatatatatatatatatacacacacacacacacacacacacacacacacacacacacacacacagtacaggccaaaagtttggacaaaccttctcattcaatgcgtttcctttttattttctgatttacatagtagattctcactgaaggcatcaacactatgaatgaacacaaatggaattatgtacttaacaaaaaagtgtgaaataactgaaaacatgtcttatattttagattcttcaaagtagccaccctttgcttttttattaataaggggaaacattccactaattaaccctgacaaagcacacctgtgaagtgaaaaccatttcaggtgactacttcatgaagctcattgagagaacaccaagggtttgcagagtgatcaaaaaaagcaaagggtggctacttttgaagaatctaaaatataagacattttttcagttatttcacacttttttgttaagtacacaattccatatgtgttcattcatagttttgatgccttcagtgagaatctacaatgtaaatagtcatgaaaataaagaaacacattgaatgagaaggtgtgtccaaacttttggcctgtactatatataaatatatcttATAGTAATACAGTAATGGGGTCATATCCCTTTTTCCACTAAAAGCTTCATATGATTGTTGTTGACTGATCACACTTTTTCTTACCACTCAGTGCCATATTTGTGAATTATATATACTCCTGATTATAACTTTTGTTTCCTGTGTACTCCTTATTCTTGTAAATAACTGGATCGTGACAAGTTGTAAATATATATCTGAATAAATGTGGGCCTTTGTAAACTTTTGTCTGcgtatacatactgtatagtatAGATTGTTGATTGAGCTTGGCCACAGTTCTTAATAGATCTTTATAAACTTTCAAAAATACAGCTTGCTCTCAGAGTAAGTGATTATTACAGGATATTATTGGACTACCTTATTTACAAGAAAATGTCAGTTATTGGTCAAAAGAAAACTCCATACCACCATCTAGTGTTTGAAATGAATATGACCAGtcaaagcaaaaaataaaatccattgCCCCATCGCTGGCAACAAGATAATTCAACATGAGAGCAATTCACTTTTGTCATGTTGTGTGTTTGACATTTGACTTACATTTACTAAGGATTTCTGCAAAGGatcattttttcaaattaattcCTCTTTAGTTTTTCTGCCTGGCACACTGACAGCAAATCAAATTGCATCACGAAGTGATCCTAACTGAAGACATGACATCTCCGCTGCATAAGCCTTTTTCACAGTGAACATTTGAACTTGTCATA from the Perca flavescens isolate YP-PL-M2 chromosome 2, PFLA_1.0, whole genome shotgun sequence genome contains:
- the LOC114570830 gene encoding tetraspanin-5 isoform X2; its protein translation is MMSGKHFKAHEVSCCIKYFIFGFNIIFWGVLSNISSITDLGGFDPVWLFLVVGGVMFILGFAGCIGALRENSFLLKFFSVFLGIIFFLELTAGVLAFVFKDWIKDQLNFFINNNIRAYRDDIDLQNLIDFTQEYWECCGAFGADDWNLNIYFNCTDSNPSREKCGVPFSCCTKDPAEDVINTQCGYDIRAKTDSEQRTFIYIKGCVPQFEKWLQENLTVVAGIFIGIALLQIFGICLAQNLVSDIDAVRESCLFT
- the LOC114570830 gene encoding tetraspanin-5 isoform X1 is translated as MMSGKHFKAHEVSCCIKYFIFGFNIIFWFLGVAFLGIGLWAWSEKGVLSNISSITDLGGFDPVWLFLVVGGVMFILGFAGCIGALRENSFLLKFFSVFLGIIFFLELTAGVLAFVFKDWIKDQLNFFINNNIRAYRDDIDLQNLIDFTQEYWECCGAFGADDWNLNIYFNCTDSNPSREKCGVPFSCCTKDPAEDVINTQCGYDIRAKTDSEQRTFIYIKGCVPQFEKWLQENLTVVAGIFIGIALLQIFGICLAQNLVSDIDAVRESCLFT